A window of the Citrus sinensis cultivar Valencia sweet orange chromosome 9, DVS_A1.0, whole genome shotgun sequence genome harbors these coding sequences:
- the LOC127899983 gene encoding uncharacterized protein LOC127899983 isoform X2 — protein MPPTAANKKRIVMKRKRKSLPWGEGALNSYAGASLSLDSPDLKDNGSLDKRQYTIGEDGHYYECLICCNGGELLCCDTCPNTYHLQCLTPPLEDVPPGSWKCPSCSELEDLEKPISHLWKSSFKKSILASKLVMQVRHKESSQSFFEKDDVECLAEKQTVSKRNTFGDNEECSTKDVDDGQGIKTSIKVHEPRICRGRHSNKEAMTESKDVDSKKSIRVQDSSTATNAVHHEPTTSTSRLLSLPLALIGNPVNEQGAAGKQLAENAEISMPHTDKDTTDKLLILRDVMLESMKSHDKLLQASKSAPIQNRTMNQACNGPWGYHKYTQAGLAHKEKYVTLRSRQKMKLALRNILENLSTFSRTIGADSAEPYLQLCMGSLIKGSHVLASKNHSIGCIAIRPVLAVNKASGINYAGCSSSAKMNSQEIFIPQVSSRIQSLYTVAQDNSRKELGMMEAWSEKELDALWVGVRRHGQGNWACILRDSTLKFSEHRTSKDLSERWEKEVRQISMIESSRNILPLEQ, from the exons ATGCCTCCAACTGCCGCAAACAAGAAGAGGATTGTcatgaaaaggaaaaggaaaagccTTCCATGGGGAGAAGGTGCATTAAATAGCTATGCCGGTGCTTCATTATCTTTAGATTCCCCAGATCTGAAAGACAATGGCAGTTTGGATAAGCGTCAATACACAATAGGAGAAGATGGG CATTACTATGAGTGCCTAATTTGCTGTAACGGTGGAGAGCTGCTTTGCTGTGACACATGCCCAAACACTTACCATCTCCAATGCCTTACTCCCCCACTTGAG GACGTTCCACCTGGAAGCTGGAAGTGCCCCAGCTGCTCGGAACTGGAAGATCTTGAAAAacccatttctcatctttggaagtcttcttttaaaaaaagcatCTTAGCTAGCAAA CTTGTGATGCAGGTTCGTCATAAAGAATCATCCCAGTCATTTTTTGAGAAAGATGATGTGGAATGTCTAGcagaaaaacaaacagtatCCAAGAGAAATACTTTTGGAGATAATGAAGAA TGTTCTACTAAAGATGTTGATGATGGCCAAGGAATTAAGACTAGCATTAAAGTGCATGAACCGAGGATCTGCAGAGGAAGACACAGCAACAAAGAGGCTATGACAGAAAGCAAGGATGTAGATTCAAAAAAGTCAATCAGAGTCCAAGATTCTTCCACAGCAACAAATGCGGTCCATCATGAACCTACTACATCTACTTCCAGGTTACTCAGCCTACCATTAGCACTAATTGGGAATCCAGTAAATGAGCAAGGGGCTGCTGGTAAACAGCTTGCTGAGAACGCTGAAATTTCTATGCCGCATACTGACAAGGACACAACTGACAAACTTTTGATTCTGAG GGATGTCATGCTGGAGTCAATGAAAAGCCATGACAAACTGTTGCAGGCAAGTAAAAGTGCCCCCATTCAGAACAGGACTATG AACCAGGCATGTAACGGGCCATGGGGTTATCACAAGTATACACAAGCAGGACTAGCtcataaagaaaaata TGTAACACTTCGTTCGAGACAGAAAATGAAGCTGGCTTTGAGGAATATACTTGAGAACTTATCTACATTTTCAAGAACAATTGGAGCTGATTCAGCTGAGCCATATCTTCAACTTTGTATGGGCAGTTTAATTAAAGGTTCTCATGTGCTTGCTTCAAAAAATCATTCTATAGGTTGCATTGCAATTAGACCAGTTTTGGCCGTGAATAAAGCTTCTGGCATAAACTATGCTGGATGTTCATCATCTGCTAAAATGAACAGCCAAGAGATTTTCATCCCACAAGTTTCGTCAAGGATCCAG AGCTTGTACACAGTAGCACAAG ACAACTCTAGAAAGGAGCTTGGCATGATGGAAGCATGGTCTGAGAAGGAGCTAGATGCTCTCTGGGTTGGTGTTCGCCGACATGGACAAGGTAATTGGGCCTGCATTCTCAGAGATTCGACACTGAAATTTTCAGAACATAGAACTTCAAAAGATCTTTCGGAAAGGTGGGAAAAGGAAGTGCGGCAAATCTCCATGATCGAATCTTCCAG GAATATTCTGCCCTTGGAACAATGA
- the LOC127899983 gene encoding uncharacterized protein LOC127899983 isoform X1: MPPTAANKKRIVMKRKRKSLPWGEGALNSYAGASLSLDSPDLKDNGSLDKRQYTIGEDGHYYECLICCNGGELLCCDTCPNTYHLQCLTPPLEDVPPGSWKCPSCSELEDLEKPISHLWKSSFKKSILASKLVMQVRHKESSQSFFEKDDVECLAEKQTVSKRNTFGDNEECSTKDVDDGQGIKTSIKVHEPRICRGRHSNKEAMTESKDVDSKKSIRVQDSSTATNAVHHEPTTSTSRLLSLPLALIGNPVNEQGAAGKQLAENAEISMPHTDKDTTDKLLILRDVMLESMKSHDKLLQASKSAPIQNRTMNQACNGPWGYHKYTQAGLAHKEKYVTLRSRQKMKLALRNILENLSTFSRTIGADSAEPYLQLCMGSLIKGSHVLASKNHSIGCIAIRPVLAVNKASGINYAGCSSSAKMNSQEIFIPQVSSRIQSLYTVAQGALAYPPNDSISTFSSVTSLPKIFGNNMTMGSDNSRKELGMMEAWSEKELDALWVGVRRHGQGNWACILRDSTLKFSEHRTSKDLSERWEKEVRQISMIESSRNILPLEQ, translated from the exons ATGCCTCCAACTGCCGCAAACAAGAAGAGGATTGTcatgaaaaggaaaaggaaaagccTTCCATGGGGAGAAGGTGCATTAAATAGCTATGCCGGTGCTTCATTATCTTTAGATTCCCCAGATCTGAAAGACAATGGCAGTTTGGATAAGCGTCAATACACAATAGGAGAAGATGGG CATTACTATGAGTGCCTAATTTGCTGTAACGGTGGAGAGCTGCTTTGCTGTGACACATGCCCAAACACTTACCATCTCCAATGCCTTACTCCCCCACTTGAG GACGTTCCACCTGGAAGCTGGAAGTGCCCCAGCTGCTCGGAACTGGAAGATCTTGAAAAacccatttctcatctttggaagtcttcttttaaaaaaagcatCTTAGCTAGCAAA CTTGTGATGCAGGTTCGTCATAAAGAATCATCCCAGTCATTTTTTGAGAAAGATGATGTGGAATGTCTAGcagaaaaacaaacagtatCCAAGAGAAATACTTTTGGAGATAATGAAGAA TGTTCTACTAAAGATGTTGATGATGGCCAAGGAATTAAGACTAGCATTAAAGTGCATGAACCGAGGATCTGCAGAGGAAGACACAGCAACAAAGAGGCTATGACAGAAAGCAAGGATGTAGATTCAAAAAAGTCAATCAGAGTCCAAGATTCTTCCACAGCAACAAATGCGGTCCATCATGAACCTACTACATCTACTTCCAGGTTACTCAGCCTACCATTAGCACTAATTGGGAATCCAGTAAATGAGCAAGGGGCTGCTGGTAAACAGCTTGCTGAGAACGCTGAAATTTCTATGCCGCATACTGACAAGGACACAACTGACAAACTTTTGATTCTGAG GGATGTCATGCTGGAGTCAATGAAAAGCCATGACAAACTGTTGCAGGCAAGTAAAAGTGCCCCCATTCAGAACAGGACTATG AACCAGGCATGTAACGGGCCATGGGGTTATCACAAGTATACACAAGCAGGACTAGCtcataaagaaaaata TGTAACACTTCGTTCGAGACAGAAAATGAAGCTGGCTTTGAGGAATATACTTGAGAACTTATCTACATTTTCAAGAACAATTGGAGCTGATTCAGCTGAGCCATATCTTCAACTTTGTATGGGCAGTTTAATTAAAGGTTCTCATGTGCTTGCTTCAAAAAATCATTCTATAGGTTGCATTGCAATTAGACCAGTTTTGGCCGTGAATAAAGCTTCTGGCATAAACTATGCTGGATGTTCATCATCTGCTAAAATGAACAGCCAAGAGATTTTCATCCCACAAGTTTCGTCAAGGATCCAG AGCTTGTACACAGTAGCACAAGGTGCTCTTGCTTATCCTCCTAATGATTCAATATCAACTTTTTCATCAGTCACCTCATTACCCAAAATTTTTGGTAATAACATGACAATGGGGTCAGACAACTCTAGAAAGGAGCTTGGCATGATGGAAGCATGGTCTGAGAAGGAGCTAGATGCTCTCTGGGTTGGTGTTCGCCGACATGGACAAGGTAATTGGGCCTGCATTCTCAGAGATTCGACACTGAAATTTTCAGAACATAGAACTTCAAAAGATCTTTCGGAAAGGTGGGAAAAGGAAGTGCGGCAAATCTCCATGATCGAATCTTCCAG GAATATTCTGCCCTTGGAACAATGA